TACATTTGGTACAGCTCAGACAACAAACATCTTATGTCGGCCGTTACACAGCGTCAGCAAAGAAAGCGTAATGGCCGACATTAAGAGAGCATTCACTACTCACAAAATTATTCAGAACTTTGGCAGGATaccaaattataatattaacatcaattatatatgaagaaatattgcAGAATCAAGATAACACCTGTCTGATGTGGTAAATTTCGTAATCAAACAAATGTGCATTCATATAGCAATATAAACAATACAAACTTACGAACGCATTAGAATACTATACACAGCTCATTCAAAGAAATCATTACACGTAGGATTGACATGAAgataaatcaatatgtatatttagatgtaaaataaaaagaaatatgcttCATAAGTTCAATGCAATATTTGCTATCTTCACACATGTCATTGCATTTCAAATTGTACTCATGGGAAATTTCAAAGGCAAAATTCTACAGATGGTATCAAGGTAAATCAAAAATCCCTAAAAATACTCCCTCCCGCCTCTATGGATCGTCCCATCCTCCTTCGAAAGTTCATAAAGCAGGCATGATACTCACTAGACGGTATGCCTTGAAGCTCTGAATTGACTGTTCCTTTATAGGTCCTTGATACAATGAAATTGCTCCACAGCGATCACAGCCTCAATTTTTGGAAACAATCAAAAGCCACAGTCAGGTGAGctgggtggatgggagagagaggagaatcctCCTACTCATGGTACTGCATAGGAAAATGACCTTTGTGGAGTGCAGCAATGTCGTGGTACAGCAAGAGGCGTGATCGGTGGTGGGTTGTTGCGGTCAGAGTCTGGAGAGGTTTCACGTGTCAGCAACTGTGCAAGGACTTTGTCGCTGTAGTGTTAATAGACTACTGAGGTATCACATCCAAGCACATTGGTTCTTCAGAATTGAAGAGGGCGAAAAGGCACCTCTGGCTTTTAAATCCTTCCCTTATAATCTGATGCCACGGTCTTCATCATCCATTCATACCATGTTGGACAGACATCAATCTCTAAGGACAAGAACCAGAGAGTTATAGCTGGATCTTCATCAATGATGAACCCTGCATGGACCGTTGTGCTTCGGTCCCTGATGTTCGAGGACGTTCAGCGTTAGTCATCTTTCACTTCAGTTTTTTTCCAGCTGTGAAAGCCCGTGGGAAACAGTTTCCAGAGATGAAGTAGATTCAGAATTAACTTGCAATGACTCCCCTCGGATTTCTGTTGCCTTTTCCACAGTTACCACCTAGTGAAAGTGTAAAACCTGCAGCCTTCTTTAGAGAAATTCATTGTCTCAGGTCAAAGAGCGAAATCAAAGCTGATGCATTCGCACAGTACAAGACAAGACATGCCAGCCAAGCGGGGGTAGGTTTAACGCACCAAAACAGGCactgcttcacccccccccccctctcattgtTCACCTCCCTCCCCATGTTCAAGTTTCACGCCATTAGATATTTGATTTCGTGTTTTGCTTTGCAAATCCTACCCTCAGTTTCTTTTGAATGGGctttcctttttctgttgtttgttcagCGTCGTTAAGACCACTACTAAGTTCTAATTTAAAATCATCAAAGTTAATAACATTGGAGCAAATCACTTCACAAGAACTTAAGTTGTTTTCACTTCTATTAGTAATTGCTGAGGTGACTGGAGGATCATCCTGACGAGAAGTGTCTGAAAGAGAAAAGTAGATGAAACATGTGATGTAAAAATCAATATTGTCACTCATGCTATGAACAGAAATCTGTGTTTTGATAATTTCTCTCTTGTTCGTGCAGGCTTGCATCCAAATTCCACTCTTTAGGAGATCACAGAGTGCACCATCACCTTGGTAGGAAAGTTTACACGAGCTCTCTGGCAGTAGACTAGGTCTTCTCTATGTTTGCTCTTTTAACAATATGTCCAATATTTCTACTGGAcactcatcagagaaacaaacctgcaaataacAATAAACGTTGCGAGAGGACTGGCCATTCAAATAACACCCTCTTGAACTCTGTCTCCAATCTGACCTGCATTCTGATCTCTCTTTTAAAcgagacataaacatatatatatatatatatatatatatatatatatatatatatatatatatatatatatatttatgtatgcatatgtattcaactAAATTATGTTTGCATTACATAGAAAAGGAAGATTTAGGTGGGATTTACCTTTTTCCAATCCTGAGATGTCCAATCCATGTGAGCCTTTGCCTAGATCAGTTGTTTATTCCTTATGGTCATGGTTAGTCTTGGCACCTTAGTTGGCCTGCGTGCATAGTATTCCTATTTATTTAACTTGTTTTCTGACTATAGAGGGCTTATGCTTGACACCATAGTTCTTCCATTCTttagccagttgcttggatgaTTTTTAGCGATATATTTTCAAGGCTTCTGTCCGGCCTTGGAGAGAAGACAgtctttcttccacactttcctcttcgattgggttcatagtttaccaaattatcaagttttcttttcacttttgcaatgTTTCTTGAAGATAAGCTTCATTAGCAGAAGAATCCACCCGGCTCTGATCCTTTCCTCCATCCAAAGTGCTTAAGTAAAGTCTTAATGCGATCTGCACGGtagaagggcacacacacacacacacacaaacacacacacacacacacacacacacacacacacacacacacacacacacacacacacacacacacacatatatatatatatatacgtatatgtgcgtatgtaaacctcacaaatctgtctgtctctctctctctctctctctctctctctctttctctctctctctctctctctctctctctatatatatatatatatatatatatatatatatatttatattatatatatatatatatatatatatatatatatatatacacatatatatatatacacatatatatatatatatatatatatatatatatataaaagtgtgcttGTAGTTCCTAATTAACCTCCTGTTGCACAAGTATGTAGGAgtaaaatcatatacatactgAATAGtgttaacaaataataataacctaaATAAATATCCATATTCAAACGTGCTGCATAACATCACAATTCTGGCACAGATGTCGCTAATCAACGCTCTCCTTCCCACTGCCtttgataaaaacaaaagtcCGCCGCTGGAGCCAACAATTATAGTTATTTCGTATGTTCATTTTCAGTACAGGGAACACTTTTTCTCATGATAATTGCAAATTGTGtgctatttttaaaaatctgcatGCAGCACCGTATTGTCAGTTTCtttaaaacaaatgaacaatacCATTTGCAATTACTGCTCAGATAATAcaaagacatacacgcacacacacaaacattgttAGGACTGATGTTCCATCATGATCATACCCATTAACAGCCCTGCATATTCAAGCAACAACTGTATTtaatattttcaatttatttgaAATTCAGGTAAGGAAGTGTTCATTAACTAGTTCCTAAATTTAACTGGAAAAGCTTTATGGATTCATGTAGGCAGATGCATGTACTCTAACTCATTACTGTATATCCGATTTGATTTTTGCTGATTGCATGAAAACGAACATCGAAAGGGAGCCTCGCATATTATTAGCCTATTACGGTGAGTATAAAGTCAACGTCAGAATTATATCTGGCAATTTCAACCTGATTTCTTTAAAACAAAACTAGAGATGCCAGTATAAAAGTAATCCAATCTAACATTCTGGCTTAAATGAAACgatattatcaaaaaaaaaaaaaaaaaaaaagaagaagaaaacaaaacatatttgGTAGTATGCACAttcacaattcttttttttttttttttttttttttctcgggagtagatgaaaccgaaacgctaggagttgattcggaaaggTTGGTACTTGTTCTTTTCAAAGCtcagaacagatgaagcttcataatatgTACGAATAGTATTTCGTAGATGATATTGCTAGGGTTTCGTATCAAGGCAATATCACCAAAGGAGACCTCATAGATCATTCGTAACGTTATAATTACGCTTTACCCTGAAGGATTATCAAGAGCTGAAATATCAAGAAGATCAGGTGTTTCGAAGCCAACTGTGTCTCTGTCgaactaccccccacccccacccccgctcacCTGGCATGGGTTACCAATATCAGGTACTGGTATTGGACAGCTTCCatcgtcgtatcatattgttaagtcggaaagaaggaaaatcctttattttttttaattattattattatttttttttttagcgatacATGTTAGGCCACTTGCATGGCCTAACATGTATCCctaatcatcacacacacacatgcatatatatatatatatatatatatatatatatatatatatatatatatatacatatatatatatacatatatatatacatatatatatatatatatatatatatatatatatatatatatgtaatatatgtatataaaatatatgtatatataatatatgtatatataatatatgtatatataatatatgtacgtatgatatatgcatatataatgtatttgaatatatatttagacactcacacacgcacacacacacgcacacacacacacacacacacgcacgaacgcgcacacacacacacacacacacacacacacacacacacacacacacacacacacacacacacacacacacacacatacatatgtatatatatatatatatgtttacatatatgggtagcaggggcaatctgcccccaggaagttctgcgtccctgccctTAGCTAGCAGTTGAGGTCGGGCTagcaacccggtcccgtaaaaaccctcaccagcaggcaaaccaagaaagaagagaagaggtcggagccatcccggaggaggtgactccgaccctgaTTTGCGGCCGGGTGCaaggcaaagccctcccagggaatcttgcaccctgaggttacgtggtgggggggatggcacccccggcccccactcttcctgCTTGagaggcatgtctggttgtgccgaggcgtcgcccggctggaggcccacaaatggggtcaatctgcggcgagcgtgccgtgtagcggcctggaacatcctcagtctctcggaggatgatcgactgcctttgttgtcgggggagctggggaggctggggattgccatcgctgctctctctgaggtgcgacggcctggtagtggtgagaccagtagtgggggttatacctactactggtctggctgtagcaatggtgcgcgccttaggggagtcgcggtggctgtatctgaccgcttccgttcctcagtcaagaaggttacacctgttgacgagcgcattctgcttgtgagaatgaagcacactttgggcttcatatctctagtggcattttacgctcctactgagggaagtgggcttaaagagaaagagatgttctacaccaaacttgactctatagtgcaggggtactcaactggcggaccgcggtccggatccggaccttctgagtgttgcagttggacctcagaccccaggaagagaaaattctagttaaatagcatgaaggtcctggtgaaagtatcttgcaattttttttttttttttggtcgactttgactatatatatttagaatagttTTCCTATGATATAACATTTTCTGTTATTGCTTTTGCATTaacagaaaattagaaaaatCAGCTGGCTTCTGTTGTTTACATACATGGCTGGCGAGGCAAGGGTAAACTTTGACGTGAGATGTTCTGGACAAGTCTGAATTTATCTTAGGCTTCCTATCAGTAGTTGCATTTGTTCAGGAATAATTCAGGAGTACGTTGGTAGCAGGGGCGTATATTCAGGGTGTGCTAGCCTGCTTAAAATATGGGGTTGGGTGTGCTGCTCAACCAGCCAGCACTCATTGCTGGTTGAGCAGCACAACCAGCCATGGCTGGAAGTTATAAAATACTTTTGGCTCTCATTATGTGGCATATGTACGTCGATTTTGCGTCGAGAGTTCACAGGCTGCAGGAGGAGCGCGTTTTGCTATGGAGCCCGTagacaggtgaaaaaaaaaaaaaaaaaaaaaaaaaaaatcagatgggACAAATTGAATAATTGGTAACAGATTCAATTCTTCTTACTGACACACATAATGATGACCGGTAAACATTAATTACTTCACCCCTTGGGGTGTAGTAttgttttgaatgtgtgtgtgtgtctgtctgtctgtgtgtgtctgtctgtctgtctgtctgtctgtctgtctgtctgtctgtctgtctgtctgtctgtctgtctgtctgtctgtctgtctgtctgtctgcctgtgtgtccgaACTACTGTGGCCGAACGGGTGAACGGATCAAAACGAACCTTGGTAGACACATTGGGTATGACACGGCAAACACTTTGACCTCGCCAAGGTCAAAGGTTGTTGTGATAAACCAACTGGTAAATTTgtaacacgtttttttttcatttacaggaGACATGGCGTGTTCGAGGAGAAGAAAGGTTGATGATGAAAATCGTTCCTTCAAGGAAGAATGGATACAACAGTATGCTTTCACTCTTCCTACAACCAGCTCTAAGCCAATTTGCGAAAGCGTTGCCTTAGTAAAGAGCAGTAATCTTAAACGCCATTATGAAACTAAACACAGTGGATTTGAAAAGATGTATCAGCAAGgaactgaagagagaaaaaataaaataaataagctaAAATCGCAGTATGAAAGATCAACCATTGTTCTTGCCAGTATCATGACAGCCCAGGAGAGAGCAGTAGAGTGTTCATTGAGGATAGCTTGGATCTTGGGAAAACACAAGAAACCCTTCGCTGACGCTGAAGTTGTGAAAGAATGTATGCTGGAAACTGTTGATACATTGTTTGATGGTAGACAGAAGaatgaaattaaagataaaataaagcagATTCCATTATCTGATTCCACATCAATGAGGAGAACAGAACTATTGGCTAATGATCTTATGTTGCAACTTGATTTAGGACTGAAAGAAGCACCGTGTATCTCACTAGCTATTGATGAATCAACAGACAGTACTGACCATGCTCAACTCATGGTTTTTGTTAGATATTATGATGCAAGGAAGAAAGAATTTTGCCAGGACTTGTTGGGTGTGACTGATCTCAAAGGAAGAACACGAGGAGAGGATATCTATGGAGCTTTGAAAGGCATGTTAGAATCAAGAAATATTCATGTTAAATCCATATTTTCACTGACTACAGATGGAGCCCCAGCTATGGTTGGGCGAGAGAAGGGACTAGTTGCAAGATTAAAAGAAGATAATGCTAACATGATAACTTACCACTGCATAATCCACCAATCAGTACTGTGTGCTAGTCTTGGAGATGAATATAGAGAAGTCATGGAGACTATCATGAAGCTAGTAAACTTCCTTCGATCTACATCGGCACTCCAACATCGTCTACTCAGAACCTTTCTTACCGAGGTCAATGCAAGCCATGATGATTTACTAGTGCACAACAATGTGAGATGGCTAAGTAAGGGAAGAGTTTTGGAGCGATTTTGGGCAATTAGGAAGGAGTTACAGACTTTCCTCGAAAATCAAAACAGTGTGAAGGCAAATgcattttctgattttttgaAAGATGACAAGAAAATGGAAACTGTTGGATTTTTGACAGACATGATGTCACATCTGAATGATCTTAATGTCAAACTTCAAGGGGAAAACCACACCATCTTCAATTTGATCTCAGTAATTCGTGCTTTCCAGAAGAAAATGGATCTTTTCAAAACTAATATTCAAAGCCAACTTTTGCATTTTCCCAGACTTTTGGAGCAACGTAATGATGAAACAGGTACTAACCATGTTCAATTTCTTGAGAACCTAATCAATAATTTCAAGGTGCGCTTTGATGACTTTGTTCTTGGAAATCAGTTGCTGCTGTTCATTCAAAACCCCTTTCTAGTGACAGATATAACAGAATATTCAGACGAAGCAAAACTCGCCTGCAAATGGGTAGATGCTGCAAAAATCCAACTGGAAATCATTGACTTTCAAGAGAATGTAGAGCTGAAACAAATACTCTGTGATTGTTCACCAGAAACATTTTGGTCAAAGGAAGGATCCCCTGCTAATTTCCCTACTCTTCATAGACTAGCAGTGCAAATTCTCACAATGTTTGGCTCCACTTACTCCTGTGAGTCTGCTTTCTGAACACCTCCACCACTGTATTCGACTGGCTGTCACCAAATTAGTACCGAGATTCAGCGAGTTGATAAGGAACAAGAAGTGTAATTTTTCTCACTAAGCTTAATTGAGAAAAACGACTttttaaaatgacaaaaaatcaaCACCACAGCTTTGAAATCCTTGCTgtagtgttgatttttttttcatttctaagttcttaatttcattttcaaaaaGTCTTGAGAGGTTTCTAAAAGTTTTGAGATTTTGTTTTGAGAGGTCATAGTTCTTGCCAATAACATGACAGCCCAGGAGAGAGCAGTGGAGTGTTCACTGAGGATAACTTTTATCTATATCACGATGCAAGCAAGAAAGAATCTTGCCAGGACTTGTTGGGTGTGACTGATAAGGAAGAACACAGGGAGaggaatttgtaaaaaaaaaaaaaaaaaatctaagagggaaagttatgagtgagtgagtgatttgaaggaaggcaccACAACAGTCAATGTCTTTTTTCAgggaagttatgaatgagtgagtgagtgagtgatttgaaggaaggccccacaacagccaatgtcttttttttcgaggaaaattatgaatgagtgagtgagtgagtgatttgaaggaaggcgccgcaacagccaatgtctttttttcaaggaaagttatgaatgagtgagtgagtgatttgaaggaaggcgccacaacagccagggtcttttttcagggaaaattatgagattgttttcttttttatatttcatgtaataaaaatttccggacctatgcgtacattggagcttgtctaactggacctttgcttataaagGTCCAGTAGCCCTGTTATAGTGGATCAGtgtccccggggggacaccctcatggtcttgggggacttcaatgcagtcactggcactgacagggaaggatacgagctatgcatcggtccctatggctctggtactaggaacaccaatagctcatacctcttagactttgcaagatctaggaggctgaggattgcgggctcatGGTACAAGAGACaagatctacaccgctggtcttggtactccaatactggcgttgtagctaaagaTATCATATTCTCGTGGatactcactggaggatccttcagaactgtagagcttttaggagtgctgagttttTTGCTACCGACGACAGACTTGTTGTTGCtaaagagtgaggaggtggctcaagAGTATGCAGTGgtagtctcaaatcggtttgaagcgTTTGGCACACTACacgaccctgctgaactgtgggatacctttaagcaggaaactctgtcagctaccgaggagtgccttggggtccgacctcgacgaaggaggcgtgtagtctcggacgagacactgaacactatagagatgagttgtgctgccagactggatgagAACCATGCCTTGCACAGggagctgtctcgctctgctagggtctctttgagaatggaccaagagaggtacattAGGGGCATGGTGGACGAGTTGGAaagtcattttgcccaaaatgaccttcgacctgctttccaagCCCTAAGAGAattccggtcaaagtccatctcaattgggctcggtgagggcagaggatggtcgcattatgtcagagccgggtgagtatagggcccgctggtcTGAGTACTTatagcaactgtatagggtcgatcccccatcttcacaactcccgttggctggcacacagccactagtggctgatccaccaatcagtgaggcaccaccttccattgaagaggtgagaagggcaggtctctaggctgaagagcggaaaggctgctggtgtctgtgggattgctgtggagttgttgaaggcgggtggagaagccatggtCTGTGGTTTCCATGCAGTCCTGTCtaccgtttgggagactggtaccattcctcctgactggaaaaggggcttggtcatccctatctggaaaggaaaaggggaccaaaaggacagTGGCAACTACACAGGTATTACATTGCttagcgtaccaggcaaggtcctcgctcatctgcttttggcacaagtgcgcgaccacctattacgagcacagagacctgagcagtctggttttacacccaagaggGCAACTATGGACCCGGTCTTAGCActttgtgtccttgtggaacgccgactttagtttcaacaaggtatgcttgcagcttatgttgatctcaagaaagctttcgactcagtgcaccgggagagtctctgggtctcgtgggatcccccctgggattattggtttgctgtctggcctgtatacagataccgagagtgctgtcaagtgtggggagggcatctctgtctttttccctgTGTCTgctggggtgagacagggatgtgtcctggccccaacccttttcaatacttggatggactggatacttggcgttgccgtgaaccgtagttcctgtggggaatcgattggtaatttcaaggttacagacctcgaatttgctgatgatgcagtgattctagcagagacattggaggtcctggaagtagctctcgaggcgctgcattaggaggcgaagccatttggactcgcagtcaactggacaaagaccaaggttcaggaatttggggactttttggatgtcgatgttcagtctgtgtatgcctgtggcgagaacattgaggtcctggatagcttcacttatcttggtagtgtagtgcaaagcgacggaggttccgaccggaaagtcactcgacgactcggactggcctacggcgttatagactcactcaataggagtatatAGCGCTTGtcagtatttgactaggagaactaagatcaggctcttcagagcactggtgatcccggtcttactgtatgtgtgtgagacctggacactgaacagtgctctgaaggcccgtcttgactcctttggtactaagtgtcttcgcagagtcatggggtatacctggagggaccatgagtccaatcagaggatactccacgagactgattcaagacctattaccagtctgatacgagagcgccaacttcagctctatgggcacgtGGCTCGTTTTTCTGAGGAAGATctggctcatagggtcatctccgagagggttgacccaggctggagaagatcaaggggaaggccacggaactcttggctgaagcaagtcgatcagaactgccaagatgtgctgggagtgggaaggaatgctgcatggagacTTGCTCagaggttgggcgcggcaaagcggagccatgc
The sequence above is drawn from the Penaeus chinensis breed Huanghai No. 1 chromosome 28, ASM1920278v2, whole genome shotgun sequence genome and encodes:
- the LOC125039984 gene encoding protein FAM200A-like encodes the protein MACSRRRKVDDENRSFKEEWIQQYAFTLPTTSSKPICESVALVKSSNLKRHYETKHSGFEKMYQQGTEERKNKINKLKSQYERSTIVLASIMTAQERAVECSLRIAWILGKHKKPFADAEVVKECMLETVDTLFDGRQKNEIKDKIKQIPLSDSTSMRRTELLANDLMLQLDLGLKEAPCISLAIDESTDSTDHAQLMVFVRYYDARKKEFCQDLLGVTDLKGRTRGEDIYGALKGMLESRNIHVKSIFSLTTDGAPAMVGREKGLVARLKEDNANMITYHCIIHQSVLCASLGDEYREVMETIMKLVNFLRSTSALQHRLLRTFLTEVNASHDDLLVHNNVRWLSKGRVLERFWAIRKELQTFLENQNSVKANAFSDFLKDDKKMETVGFLTDMMSHLNDLNVKLQGENHTIFNLISVIRAFQKKMDLFKTNIQSQLLHFPRLLEQRNDETGTNHVQFLENLINNFKVRFDDFVLGNQLLLFIQNPFLVTDITEYSDEAKLACKWVDAAKIQLEIIDFQENVELKQILCDCSPETFWSKEGSPANFPTLHRLAVQILTIPGESSGVFTEDNFYLYHDASKKESCQDLLGVTDKEEHRERNLSSSPVIVDQCPRGDTLMEAEDCGLMVQETRSTPLVLESCRMSLDIRITYKDA